The window AGCTTAGTCACCTGtttgaacaaaaccaaataattttgtCAAGACATGAGCCAATAtgaatctttttaattattgaatcgAAGTATATGATTGGTCACTGGACGATAGCTTCGAGACcagattagagaaaaaaaaaaaacattgactaTCTCAACGACCACACCTGTTAAGAAAGCTTATACATTGAATGCACATTTAATGCGTAACCTTTTATATTTGGTTGTAATGAAAGTATCGTACATACATATGTAAGTTACGTGTGTATTATACGTATGAATACGTTGTGTTATAAATCTTTCAACAGGAAAcataataatatgttttatcAAGAGTGACATTACGAGTGGTGATGACTATTTCTATAGTTATAGTTATTAACGTGGACCGATCGATGAGAGGAAATTGAATGTGAAAGGTATCTTAGTAGTTGAGATGCATTGGGGATAAATCGACCATCCTGACCATCCatatttatttaggattctGATTGATAATGACAATTAAATTCTCCAATGTGTACTAATATATATTACCTTACTTAGTActtttatctattaaattatatattgtaccTAAGTGCATGGCATTGTGATTTTTGTCCCGCAACTCACCAAATTAACAACATCCATATAATGTGGATCATTGAATGTTGTATTTAGTGGTTGTGTCAGTTATTAcgattttatcttcttcttttttttttttttcataaaaacaacacaaacagtcAAAACAAGTCAAAACATTTGAAAAACAGAGCTTCTCAAACCATTActacaaataataatatgtaaagCTTCACAGAGATGAACATGCACAATTTCACATACACATATTATAGCTACGCTACCTATATACGTGCGTATAGTCATGCATACAATAATCATGTGAAGCTCAAATTTGTTAAGTCGTatagagtttttcttttttaccactTAGCAGTATACAATCTATGAATCTATAAAGAAGAGCTAATAAATGTGAATAATTTTCCCTATCTAACTTGTGTGAATCAAAATTAAAGTCAACATTTTTATATACGTgctatattactttttttttttttttaatcttggtGGAAGGATGGGTGCACACTTATGAAGTTATGAGCaattttaattttgcttttctttctaGCTAATTTATCACGTGATATTACTCcttaaatgttaatattttattgacagATGGTTCAATAaatatgtattaaaaatattatagtatcaCATAACATGCGTAAAGTTTaagtaaacatatataacaacataGAGATGATTACGTAATTCAGATGCCGAGATCAGTATTAGCAGTCTAGACAtctagttttgatttctttcgtCGCTTAAAAAGATATGCACTAATATTAAAAGAATCATACCTGCACCGAAAGGAGTGGCCTGCTAAGTCCTTCCAAGTTCAAGATCGCATTGTAAGGAACCAAGTCCTTGAACATAGCCGTTCCGTCCTCAGCCGTTAGATCATCGATTGTGACTGTATCAGCATGAGCTACCGAGAACTCTACGCCGTTGATCTCTGTGTCGTCGGCGTCGTACTCAACACGGAAGACTCCTTCGTCGTCCTTGGCCAGCTTACCGGCGAGCTGATAGAAGTCTTCAAGAACCAAACCTAAACCATCTTTGAGCTTCTCCACGACATCGTTTGTGAAAGTGGGTTCCTCAAGATCTAGAAGGTTCTCGAACTTGTAGAGGAGAAACTTCTGGTTGTAGTAGAAAGCAAGGTAAGGAAGATCAAATGTGGTGAGGAGGAATTGTTTCTTCCCTAGTACTGGCTTTGTTGGTTTCACATGTGTTTTGCTCATTATCTTTATCTTCATGGTTGAAAGAAAGATTTTAAGTTAGCCTTGGATCAatttgtatgtgtgtgtttttttggtgaTGATCACAAGAAAagtaagattttttgttttcttttggtttgagGCTAGAGTGATGAAGAAAGAACTGAAAGGCTGTGTTTTATAGCAAGAGATATGCTGCAGTGTGTAGTTGGGTTAGGCATTTAAGGTTTCATGGAAGTAGTTGTGATTCAATTAATGACTCAATTAAACTCTACTTCCGTAATCTATTTGCATGAAATGTTAAGTTTGAGTCATGTTTTAGATTTAGGGTAGAGGTTGAGAATTGAGATACAAAAGTAATGATGCTACAGGTGTAGGACATTATATAAATGCCGATAAAGATGGTAACAAAAATTCAAACCAAAGCAAACtaatttaattgtataattatagATCGTACATGTATTAACAAAAATTCTAGACTTTTAATTATGTCCATGACCTTCACAGATGTTTTATGGACTGCCATTTAGTTAACCTGATTTTAATTGCTTCTTTTGGAAATTTAATTTCGTTACCAAATATTTCATTAAAGTTATAAGAAGATATACCAGATCTGACAACCGTTATCATGTTAACAAATGTGTGGTTTAATTTggtaatgaaacaaaattaaaattttcaatttttaaaaggaTCAGCCTCTATAGTCTATATGaatgtatttatatttatatggaAAAAGAATATACTTTATTGGATTTTCAAGGACTTTACTTGCCATATTTAGTTAGTTGGTAAGTGTAACCATGGAAGTTGGACAGCGACTTCTCCGGCTAATAAACTCTTATGGCTTCTACTGATTGTATGTATTGTAATTGTATGTATCCGATGCAAGAATACGTCGCTTTAGAGAATTCAATAACAGTTGACCCCCCCAAAAAAATATGCAATAACAGCCgaccaattaaaatttaattagacAATGATAACAATTAACAAGTGTGACGTGTTGTGTCTTACAAAAACAAGGAGTTTAGTAGCCGACACTCGATAGACTGTAACATTGTAAAGTATTTGTTAGTTTGGTTGTGACGATGAGCAAATTAGTACTGTTCAGAAAACCGAACAAGTTTAAAAAGTTGTGTTGgtgtaaataaatttatttagtttgcGAAAAtttgattgatcttattgttggTTAGAAGATGGACTCATCAAGTTTATTCTGTATTTGGTATCCAGTGGTTTGCTGGTAGAACCATAAGAATTGTTGACGCTACGGACATATCGACAAGAGTTTTGTAGCACAAGAGAAATGATTATGAAGAAGATGTTGCTATTGCATTAGCATTTGGATGATACGGTGAAAGATGACAACGGTTATCTCGTATTCACATGGCATGGACCACCATAGCTGTTTGCCGCTATGTTGCAAAGGCTTGTTGGCCAGTAAATTTcaatagaaaatttatttcagAATTTGTCATGCTAGTATATATTGTCTAATTCTAATTATATTGTCAATATAACGTCATGTCTAACTCCTTTGTTATAGTACTAGTTACCCCATATAACGTCATGTCTaactcaccatcatcatcaatgaaGTTGCATAGCAGAACCAATTCGCCTAAGATATTCAACATAAAAATATCGCTACTACTAAGACATTtcgtttaagttttttaaatacaaagaaatatcttaaaatactacagaaataaaagttttagttacaaaagtattaatttgaaaaatactctaaaatacCACAAATTTATGTCTATGGAAAATACACAAAGCTAAGCGCTTGCGTTTACACAAAagtctttaactttttttaaagagGCTTGCTCATTGCACCGACGTTTAGGTAACTAAAATTCACGTGTATCTTTAATTTCTAGCTAAAAAAGGTCACTAGATGTTCTTGATTGTATATAGAAATTGAAATTCACAATTACTACCCAGCCAACAATctacaatacaaaatattactACATGTTATCTGATCCACACGAGCGTATGGGTCATTAAAGATGCAGCTGGTCTCTTTAAAGTCGATGGAAAATAATACAAATAGATGGGGGACACTTGCTGCGAAGAAAGACAGAAGGAGGAACCAATGATAGAAGTCCCCATCTCTTACGAtaactttttgatttagataaataaattgaaGAATACATTTTCGCCTGGAATTTACCCATACGATTAATggcttaataaaaaaaaacagttcgaTTGGGTAAAATGATTGTGTAACCGTTGAAACCAAGTTCCTCACAATGAAGAGTTCAGATTTTTTAAGTGAAGAGTGAAGACTTCACATGGTTCTGAAATGATGTTGGCGTTATTAGCACCAGCTCTATCAGTAAATTTGTACTAAACCTCACAAGAGAATTGGTGGTTCATGTCTCTGAAATAGCCCATTTCGAATGTATGGCCCGATACTTTTAATGTTGGCCGGCAATAATATTGTATACGCGTAGTAGACAATAGATTGAACGTGTTGGCTTATATCTTCCCGgctaaaatatttttctcataAGCATATTTCTAGACAACTAATCTTTTTGCATTCTGTTAAGTCAATATacaaattagttaaaaaaatgtatatactaAAGCACTTGcatgtttatgttatttttttcgtGCAAAATAGTGGggacaaaaacgtaaaacaacGAAGAAAATGGTCCGAAGGTTCTTGATATATCGTCAAAATATCAATGGTCCTAAACACATATTATTGGTCTCCAAGTGTTATCTTTTGGTTCGAGCAAAGTTCCAATCTCACCATTTAGAAAAATGTCGTCCCGTGGCCAAGAAGTGGAGGTGACGATCTCGTCGGCGAGAGATACCAAGAACGTGAACTGGCGCAACGGACCAAACAAGCCATACGCCGTTGTATGGATCGATCCGAAATACAAATCCTCCACAAGAGTCGATGAAGATGGCGACACGTGTCCAACGTGGAACGAGACATTTGTCATCCCTTTGCCTCCGCACGAAGACGATTACGACAAGGTCTACATCGACATCGTGCACGCAGGACGTGAAGAGAACACAAAGCCTCTCATCGGCTCCGCTCATCTCAGCCTCCGTGATGTCATTGGTTTGGACGTCCCCGTCGTGAAAACCCTCGAGCTCAAACGTCCATCTGGCCGACCTCACGGCAAACTCGACGTCACAGTCACCGTTAGAGAGCCTCCGTATCATCCGGCTCCAGGATCTTACCACGCGCCGCCTTACGGTCATACTCACGCGCCGCCTCCACCTTACAGTGACCCATACGCGCCGCCACCACCTTACGGTCATACTCACGCGCCGCCACAAACTGGTTACAGTGAGCCATACCCGCCGCCGCCACCTGTTTACGGTGAGTCGTATGCGCCTGGGACGTATGGAAACGCTGCGTACGGACAGTCGGGGTATGGAAACGCGCCGGAGAAGGGGAGCAAGTTCGGTGGGATGGGGACGGGACTGGCGGTTGGTGCGGTGGCCGGAGTTTTGGGTGGGGTTGCGTTAGCGGAGGGACTGGAGGCTGTGGAAGACAACATAGCTGAAAAGGCAGCGGAGAAGGTGGAGAATGATCTGGATTCCGGAGAAGACGATTATGATGACGGAGACTTTTAATACTATCATGATCGTAATGTAATCTTTAATGATAAATAAAGTCCTTAATGTACtttgttacaaaaacaaataaaaatgggCTAATAACTTCAATTGAAGGATTATCACAAGTGTTGTAGCTAGAAAAAATGTGGCGACAATTCTTATTCTTTTTGGCTCTGAAGGATCCAGAATGCTCGGTAGACCTAGGCAGGGTTGATGATTCGATCTCTTGGGGTTGTTAAAAAGATATCCCAAAGATATGATAGCTAGAGTGCCTACAGCCacaatgaaaatattaatgttCTAGTCGTGGAATTAATTGATCTCAAGAACACACACAACCACGGATTAGAACTCCGGCCCATTAAGAATTGTACCTTCAGCCAATGAATGGGGGCCGAAGACTAACCCAACTAAGCCCATTCACCTAAATTTATCGTagatttacaaatttttagaATAACGAACAAGAACATCGACCCAACTCTCAGTGTCTCACAGCAAACCGAATCGTCATATATTGGCAATTTGGCATGGCGCCCCATTAGATATGTCTGAGAAAGAGAACGACCACCACTTACTTATTAAGTTTATGGCGGATAATAATAATTCACATAGTACCATCGTCTTGGCAAGCTTTTGGAAGATTAAGTTTttagatataacaaagaaaattcttttggtttccctacaaaaaaagatttggtttccatatatgaaaaagattaagttttcatataacaaaaaaaattcctttgGTTTCcatataaaaaagattttttaaatatatgtatatatactagtttttttcttcattttaattttatgatatatttattttcaatcgTTGTACACCATTTTGTTGAAACCTCCAAAGGAATCTAATGTGATggaaatacgcaaaacagaacCACGTGAATTGAGAAACCTACAAAATAGAAGGGATCACCGTCCACTAGCTGAATGTCAAGACATATTAACAGTAATATTTGAATGTAAGTACCATATACAATCCTAAATCTGTTTCGATACATAGAGTTACAATTTGAAAGATTTAATATTATATGTTGTCCATGATATCAGTCAAATTAGGTATGAATTAATATTATGCGGTTGAtgagagcatatatatatatatatatatatatatatatatatatatatatatatatcatgagtCTATTGGAcggtttaatgttttttaattttgaagaaaaattgaaaggaTCTGAAAATTCTAacttttcttgatattttatagtgtgggcaaaaaaaccgaaatccgAAAAATCGAACTGAACCAAACTGAAATAAAtggtttgatttggttatggttaagtctaaacatccgttttttttaattttaattaaccatttggtttaggtttggtctggttaaaaaccgtaaaaccgaatagttttttttgttttttataaaaattttagataattagatataattagttttttcaacttataaatttatattgtataacaatattagtaatttttttctttattgggcttATAATTATTGatctccaagtttttttttggttttttttttctggttttctttttcaatagcctttacttttaaaagtttaaatttcaattaagtatttgggtttacaaaactatat is drawn from Camelina sativa cultivar DH55 chromosome 8, Cs, whole genome shotgun sequence and contains these coding sequences:
- the LOC104706691 gene encoding protein SRC2 homolog; the encoded protein is MSSRGQEVEVTISSARDTKNVNWRNGPNKPYAVVWIDPKYKSSTRVDEDGDTCPTWNETFVIPLPPHEDDYDKVYIDIVHAGREENTKPLIGSAHLSLRDVIGLDVPVVKTLELKRPSGRPHGKLDVTVTVREPPYHPAPGSYHAPPYGHTHAPPPPYSDPYAPPPPYGHTHAPPQTGYSEPYPPPPPVYGESYAPGTYGNAAYGQSGYGNAPEKGSKFGGMGTGLAVGAVAGVLGGVALAEGLEAVEDNIAEKAAEKVENDLDSGEDDYDDGDF